From Pseudorasbora parva isolate DD20220531a chromosome 25, ASM2467924v1, whole genome shotgun sequence, one genomic window encodes:
- the rab3il1 gene encoding guanine nucleotide exchange factor for Rab-3A isoform X2 yields the protein MDTFEGIHRVQLSSSPPARSRSVPGYELLVAGNSGIAVYSSHTFFGNGDLTDQRTTEEERCPVGRLVDLEPEPSPRSGGDGGQGKKMPPEEAGAHRQETYNMSRLRSSSLEIMEKGTEFLREQLDAAQKELKLKDEECSRLSHIRNQLELELEELTASLFEEAHKMVREANVKQAGAEKQLKEAQGKIDVLQAEVSALKTLVLTSTPSSPNRQLHPQLLSPGSSRARGHTRNKSASGALQLQTEPMPTDVATNREDREIDSVLFAEFLSWKETPGLDRTSVFISRVYREDIGPCLSFTCSELSKSVQSAVENNSLTIEPVGMSSLPAVKAIECGGPNKCALSGMSRPCRHRIKLGDKENYYYISPSSRARITAVCNFFTYIRYIQQGLVRQDVQQMFWEVMRLRREMSVAKLGYFQTEES from the exons ATGGACACTTTTGAAGGAATCCACCGTGTGCagctctcctcctctcctccagcACGCTCCAGGTCTGTTCCCGGGTACGAGCTGCTGGTGGCAGGGAATTCTGGGATAGCAGTATACTCATCACATACTTTCTTCGGCAATGGTGATCTTACGGATCAGCGTACAACAGAGGAAGAGAGATGCCCCGTCGGGAG ATTGGTCGACCTGGAGCCAGAGCCGAGCCCCAGATCGGGGGGTGATGGGGGGCAGGGGAAGAAGATGCCCCCGGAGGAAGCCGGAGCACATCGACAAGAGACGTACAACATGTCCCGTCTGCGGAGTTCCTCTCTGGAGATAATGGAGAAGGGAACAGAATTCCTCAGAGAGCAGCTGGATGCGGCACAAAAG GAGCTAAAGTTGAAAGACGAGGAGTGCAGCAGACTGTCTCATATCAGGAATCAGCTCGAGCTGGAATTGGAGGAACTCACTGCCAGTCTGTTTGAG GAGGCCCATAAGATGGTGCGAGAGGCCAACGTGAAGCAAGCGGGAGCTGAGAAGCAGCTGAAGGAGGCGCAGGGCAAG ATCGACGTCCTGCAGGCGGAGGTCTCTGCTCTGAAAACCCTGGTGTTGACCTCTACGCCTTCCTCCCCGAACCGCCAGCTCCACCCTCAGCTGCTGTCTCCGGGCTCCAGCCGGGCCCGGGGCCACACGCGCAACAAGAGCGCCAGCGGTGCCCTACAGCTGCAGACGGAGCCCATGCCGACTGATGTAGCGACAAACCGGGAGGACAGAGAG ATAGACTCGGTGTTGTTTGCCGAGTTCCTCTCGTGGAAGGAGACGCCCGGGCTGGATCGCACCTCAGTGTTCATCAGCAGGGTGTACAGGGAAGATATCGGACCCTGCCTTTCATTCACATGCTCTGAG TTGTCTAAGTCTGTCCAGAGCGCGGTGGAGAACAACTCTCTCACCATCGAGCCTGTTGGGATGTCGTCGCTGCCCGCGGTCAAAGCCATCGAATGCGGAGGACCCAA TAAATGTGCGTTGAGCGGGATGTCCCGCCCCTGCCGGCATCGCATCAAACTGGGAGATAAAGAGAATTACTACTACATATCTCCATCTAGCAGAGCACGG ATCACAGCCGTGTGTAATTTCTTCACTTACATCAGGTACATCCAGCAGGGCCTCGTCAGACAAGATG TTCAGCAGATGTTTTGGGAAGTGATGCGTCTGCGGAGAGAGATGAGTGTGGCTAAACTGGGATATTTCCAGACGGAGGAGAGCTAG
- the rab3il1 gene encoding guanine nucleotide exchange factor for Rab-3A isoform X1 produces MDTFEGIHRVQLSSSPPARSRSVPGYELLVAGNSGIAVYSSHTFFGNGDLTDQRTTEEERCPVGRLVDLEPEPSPRSGGDGGQGKKMPPEEAGAHRQETYNMSRLRSSSLEIMEKGTEFLREQLDAAQKELKLKDEECSRLSHIRNQLELELEELTASLFEEAHKMVREANVKQAGAEKQLKEAQGKIDVLQAEVSALKTLVLTSTPSSPNRQLHPQLLSPGSSRARGHTRNKSASGALQLQTEPMPTDVATNREDREIDSVLFAEFLSWKETPGLDRTSVFISRVYREDIGPCLSFTCSELSKSVQSAVENNSLTIEPVGMSSLPAVKAIECGGPNSCRTPIETKCALSGMSRPCRHRIKLGDKENYYYISPSSRARITAVCNFFTYIRYIQQGLVRQDVQQMFWEVMRLRREMSVAKLGYFQTEES; encoded by the exons ATGGACACTTTTGAAGGAATCCACCGTGTGCagctctcctcctctcctccagcACGCTCCAGGTCTGTTCCCGGGTACGAGCTGCTGGTGGCAGGGAATTCTGGGATAGCAGTATACTCATCACATACTTTCTTCGGCAATGGTGATCTTACGGATCAGCGTACAACAGAGGAAGAGAGATGCCCCGTCGGGAG ATTGGTCGACCTGGAGCCAGAGCCGAGCCCCAGATCGGGGGGTGATGGGGGGCAGGGGAAGAAGATGCCCCCGGAGGAAGCCGGAGCACATCGACAAGAGACGTACAACATGTCCCGTCTGCGGAGTTCCTCTCTGGAGATAATGGAGAAGGGAACAGAATTCCTCAGAGAGCAGCTGGATGCGGCACAAAAG GAGCTAAAGTTGAAAGACGAGGAGTGCAGCAGACTGTCTCATATCAGGAATCAGCTCGAGCTGGAATTGGAGGAACTCACTGCCAGTCTGTTTGAG GAGGCCCATAAGATGGTGCGAGAGGCCAACGTGAAGCAAGCGGGAGCTGAGAAGCAGCTGAAGGAGGCGCAGGGCAAG ATCGACGTCCTGCAGGCGGAGGTCTCTGCTCTGAAAACCCTGGTGTTGACCTCTACGCCTTCCTCCCCGAACCGCCAGCTCCACCCTCAGCTGCTGTCTCCGGGCTCCAGCCGGGCCCGGGGCCACACGCGCAACAAGAGCGCCAGCGGTGCCCTACAGCTGCAGACGGAGCCCATGCCGACTGATGTAGCGACAAACCGGGAGGACAGAGAG ATAGACTCGGTGTTGTTTGCCGAGTTCCTCTCGTGGAAGGAGACGCCCGGGCTGGATCGCACCTCAGTGTTCATCAGCAGGGTGTACAGGGAAGATATCGGACCCTGCCTTTCATTCACATGCTCTGAG TTGTCTAAGTCTGTCCAGAGCGCGGTGGAGAACAACTCTCTCACCATCGAGCCTGTTGGGATGTCGTCGCTGCCCGCGGTCAAAGCCATCGAATGCGGAGGACCCAA CAGTTGCCGGACACCGATAGAAAC TAAATGTGCGTTGAGCGGGATGTCCCGCCCCTGCCGGCATCGCATCAAACTGGGAGATAAAGAGAATTACTACTACATATCTCCATCTAGCAGAGCACGG ATCACAGCCGTGTGTAATTTCTTCACTTACATCAGGTACATCCAGCAGGGCCTCGTCAGACAAGATG TTCAGCAGATGTTTTGGGAAGTGATGCGTCTGCGGAGAGAGATGAGTGTGGCTAAACTGGGATATTTCCAGACGGAGGAGAGCTAG
- the rab3il1 gene encoding guanine nucleotide exchange factor for Rab-3A isoform X3, with protein sequence MPPEEAGAHRQETYNMSRLRSSSLEIMEKGTEFLREQLDAAQKELKLKDEECSRLSHIRNQLELELEELTASLFEEAHKMVREANVKQAGAEKQLKEAQGKIDVLQAEVSALKTLVLTSTPSSPNRQLHPQLLSPGSSRARGHTRNKSASGALQLQTEPMPTDVATNREDREIDSVLFAEFLSWKETPGLDRTSVFISRVYREDIGPCLSFTCSELSKSVQSAVENNSLTIEPVGMSSLPAVKAIECGGPNSCRTPIETKCALSGMSRPCRHRIKLGDKENYYYISPSSRARITAVCNFFTYIRYIQQGLVRQDVQQMFWEVMRLRREMSVAKLGYFQTEES encoded by the exons ATGCCCCCGGAGGAAGCCGGAGCACATCGACAAGAGACGTACAACATGTCCCGTCTGCGGAGTTCCTCTCTGGAGATAATGGAGAAGGGAACAGAATTCCTCAGAGAGCAGCTGGATGCGGCACAAAAG GAGCTAAAGTTGAAAGACGAGGAGTGCAGCAGACTGTCTCATATCAGGAATCAGCTCGAGCTGGAATTGGAGGAACTCACTGCCAGTCTGTTTGAG GAGGCCCATAAGATGGTGCGAGAGGCCAACGTGAAGCAAGCGGGAGCTGAGAAGCAGCTGAAGGAGGCGCAGGGCAAG ATCGACGTCCTGCAGGCGGAGGTCTCTGCTCTGAAAACCCTGGTGTTGACCTCTACGCCTTCCTCCCCGAACCGCCAGCTCCACCCTCAGCTGCTGTCTCCGGGCTCCAGCCGGGCCCGGGGCCACACGCGCAACAAGAGCGCCAGCGGTGCCCTACAGCTGCAGACGGAGCCCATGCCGACTGATGTAGCGACAAACCGGGAGGACAGAGAG ATAGACTCGGTGTTGTTTGCCGAGTTCCTCTCGTGGAAGGAGACGCCCGGGCTGGATCGCACCTCAGTGTTCATCAGCAGGGTGTACAGGGAAGATATCGGACCCTGCCTTTCATTCACATGCTCTGAG TTGTCTAAGTCTGTCCAGAGCGCGGTGGAGAACAACTCTCTCACCATCGAGCCTGTTGGGATGTCGTCGCTGCCCGCGGTCAAAGCCATCGAATGCGGAGGACCCAA CAGTTGCCGGACACCGATAGAAAC TAAATGTGCGTTGAGCGGGATGTCCCGCCCCTGCCGGCATCGCATCAAACTGGGAGATAAAGAGAATTACTACTACATATCTCCATCTAGCAGAGCACGG ATCACAGCCGTGTGTAATTTCTTCACTTACATCAGGTACATCCAGCAGGGCCTCGTCAGACAAGATG TTCAGCAGATGTTTTGGGAAGTGATGCGTCTGCGGAGAGAGATGAGTGTGGCTAAACTGGGATATTTCCAGACGGAGGAGAGCTAG